From the Candidatus Binatus sp. genome, one window contains:
- a CDS encoding MmgE/PrpD family protein: MSTSATPENFAATLGLVRAVRAMRWEQAPEDAREVARHCILDFLGVAVAGSREPLTQILVSEIAKPEGSSEAGLIGIKRRASRMSAALVNGAAAHALDFDDTHTAMGGHPSVPVIPAVLALADSAGLGGREVLEALLIGIELECRLGAMIGPQHYAIGFHSTGTLGTFGAAAACAHMLRLDEDGWLRALGLAGTQAAGLKSGFGTMAKPLHAGRAASNGLFSALAARGGYTSNPEIIETAQGFAATHAGAKPSREVLDRFAGRFLIRETLFKYHASCYLTHAPINAAAQIRTEHRVDPQSIDEVEVRVHPALFGVCNIQQPKTGLEGKFSLRVTIAMALLGEDTGDLQTFTDAKVTQARVVSLRDRVRVVGAEKTPSTRATVVVKSNGRIFEAESDSGQPASDLVVQRENLTRKFMTLTAPILGRRDADALASAALNADQLACASKLIDLTQAG, translated from the coding sequence GGTTCGCGCCATGCGATGGGAGCAGGCGCCGGAAGATGCGCGCGAGGTCGCACGCCACTGCATCCTCGATTTCCTCGGCGTCGCAGTTGCCGGATCGCGTGAACCGCTGACGCAGATCCTCGTAAGCGAGATCGCCAAGCCCGAAGGATCGTCCGAAGCCGGACTCATCGGCATCAAGCGGCGCGCGTCGCGGATGTCGGCGGCGCTGGTAAATGGAGCCGCGGCCCATGCGCTCGATTTCGATGACACTCACACGGCGATGGGCGGTCATCCGTCCGTCCCGGTGATCCCGGCGGTGCTCGCGCTGGCCGACAGCGCCGGACTCGGCGGGCGCGAGGTGCTCGAAGCGCTGCTCATCGGCATCGAACTCGAGTGCCGGCTCGGCGCAATGATCGGCCCGCAGCATTACGCGATCGGATTTCACTCCACCGGCACCCTTGGAACTTTCGGCGCCGCGGCCGCATGCGCGCATATGTTGCGCCTCGACGAGGATGGATGGCTGCGCGCACTGGGGCTTGCGGGTACGCAAGCTGCCGGCCTCAAGTCGGGTTTCGGAACGATGGCGAAGCCGCTGCATGCGGGGCGCGCCGCATCCAATGGATTGTTCAGCGCACTCGCCGCGCGCGGCGGCTACACTTCCAATCCCGAAATCATCGAGACCGCGCAGGGATTCGCCGCTACCCACGCCGGCGCCAAACCATCGCGCGAAGTGCTCGATCGATTTGCCGGACGCTTCCTGATTCGCGAGACGCTGTTCAAGTACCACGCCTCCTGCTATCTCACCCACGCGCCGATTAATGCGGCTGCGCAGATTCGCACCGAGCATCGCGTCGATCCCCAGTCCATCGATGAAGTGGAGGTGCGCGTTCATCCCGCGCTCTTCGGCGTCTGCAATATCCAGCAGCCGAAGACCGGCCTCGAGGGCAAATTCAGCTTGCGCGTGACGATCGCGATGGCGCTGCTCGGGGAAGATACCGGCGATCTCCAGACCTTCACCGATGCGAAGGTGACGCAAGCGCGGGTGGTGTCCTTGCGCGATCGGGTCCGTGTCGTGGGCGCCGAAAAGACTCCATCCACGCGCGCGACGGTCGTCGTCAAAAGCAACGGACGGATTTTCGAGGCTGAATCGGACTCGGGCCAGCCGGCATCCGACCTGGTTGTGCAGCGCGAGAATCTGACCCGCAAATTCATGACGCTTACCGCTCCGATTCTCGGCCGCCGCGATGCCGATGCGCTGGCAAGTGCGGCTCTCAATGCGGATCAGCTCGCTTGCGCTTCAAAGCTGATTGATCTGACGCAGGCCGGATAG
- a CDS encoding FAD-binding oxidoreductase — protein MPNTTEFDVVIIGGGIAGASLAYFLTERGVTNVALLERESQHGYHSTGRSAASLVEFDPLPAVQRLKAMGGEFLRNPPAGFADNPILIPTPVMILFRAPNLRDFDGAAAGLRRDRVAFESLSCAAAKARVPALLLDQPERALILTAGGRIDVHELLTSYLRHARRRGALVRTGSEARAIVVENGRCRAVVTDAGTLRARCVVNAAGAWAGPVASLAGATPIRLEPRRRTIVTFAAPPGPDVSGWPFVISESDQLYFTPESGGLLLSPMDQEPTLPSDAQPDDEVIAAALERLRALAPAIVPRTLKRKWAGLRTFSPDSVPVVGADPRVSGFFWLAGQAGFGIESSPAIGQIAADLIVAGATDRFDASVLAPARFAAA, from the coding sequence ATGCCAAACACAACCGAATTCGACGTGGTCATCATCGGAGGCGGCATCGCCGGCGCTTCGCTCGCGTACTTTCTGACCGAGCGCGGAGTGACCAACGTTGCGCTCCTGGAGCGAGAGAGCCAGCACGGCTATCACTCCACCGGCCGCAGCGCCGCAAGCCTGGTCGAGTTCGATCCGCTCCCCGCCGTGCAGCGCCTCAAAGCAATGGGCGGGGAATTCCTGCGAAATCCTCCGGCCGGCTTCGCCGATAATCCCATCCTGATTCCGACCCCGGTGATGATTCTGTTTCGCGCGCCCAACTTGCGCGATTTCGACGGCGCTGCCGCCGGACTCCGGCGCGACCGCGTGGCATTCGAGTCGCTGAGTTGCGCGGCTGCGAAGGCTCGTGTGCCCGCCCTCCTCCTCGACCAACCGGAGCGCGCGCTGATACTTACCGCCGGCGGCCGAATCGACGTGCACGAACTTCTCACCAGCTATCTCCGTCACGCCCGCCGCCGCGGCGCGCTCGTTCGCACCGGGAGCGAAGCGCGCGCGATCGTGGTTGAAAACGGCCGTTGCCGCGCGGTCGTGACCGACGCGGGTACCCTTCGCGCGCGATGCGTTGTCAACGCCGCCGGCGCATGGGCCGGCCCGGTCGCCAGCCTCGCCGGTGCGACGCCGATACGGCTCGAGCCCCGGCGCCGCACTATCGTCACCTTTGCTGCCCCGCCCGGCCCCGACGTGAGTGGATGGCCGTTCGTCATCAGCGAAAGCGATCAGCTCTACTTCACCCCCGAGTCGGGCGGCTTGCTGCTGAGCCCGATGGATCAGGAACCGACCCTTCCATCCGACGCTCAGCCTGACGACGAGGTGATTGCCGCCGCGCTTGAGCGTCTGCGCGCGCTCGCGCCCGCGATTGTGCCGCGTACTTTGAAGCGCAAATGGGCTGGGCTTCGCACTTTTTCGCCCGACTCGGTCCCCGTAGTTGGCGCCGACCCTCGCGTCTCGGGATTTTTCTGGCTCGCGGGTCAGGCTGGCTTCGGCATCGAGAGCAGTCCCGCCATTGGCCAAATCGCCGCCGACCTGATCGTTGCCGGCGCCACGGACAGATTCGACGCGTCCGTGCTCGCGCCCGCGCGTTTCGCCGCCGCCTGA
- a CDS encoding MerR family transcriptional regulator translates to MKSYSLPELVRASALPVDTIRYYQSLGLLDGPRRRGRTAVYSDSHLKRLRLIRSMSARGLPLKVVKTLINSPKKDVVDRALVAAVKEKAGEARYTSTQFADRLGIPKGLLDLVDRSELREAVAGETGDNFYSDIDLEAARGVMRLLEHGLPITRLLEIAVKHHRATAQTVDEAIDLFNAYVRGRRRDGDDVEAVADAFREMLPIVVSLVAQHFHRLLVGRALARIKDSGDKKAFRVAQRTAGEVRLRLANR, encoded by the coding sequence ATGAAGTCGTACAGCCTGCCCGAGCTGGTGAGGGCTTCTGCCTTGCCCGTGGATACCATCCGCTATTATCAGAGCCTCGGCCTGCTCGACGGTCCCCGCCGTCGCGGCCGCACCGCCGTCTATAGCGATTCGCATCTCAAGCGCCTGCGCCTGATCCGCTCGATGTCCGCGCGCGGACTTCCGCTCAAGGTGGTCAAGACCCTCATCAACAGCCCCAAGAAGGATGTCGTCGATCGAGCGCTGGTCGCTGCCGTCAAGGAAAAGGCCGGCGAGGCGCGTTACACCAGCACCCAATTCGCGGATCGGCTCGGGATTCCAAAGGGACTGCTCGATCTGGTGGACAGATCCGAACTGCGCGAAGCGGTTGCCGGCGAAACCGGCGACAACTTTTACTCCGACATCGACCTCGAGGCCGCGCGCGGTGTCATGCGTTTGCTAGAACACGGCTTGCCCATCACCCGCCTGCTCGAGATCGCCGTCAAGCACCATCGTGCGACCGCCCAGACGGTGGACGAGGCAATCGATCTTTTCAACGCCTATGTCCGTGGCCGCCGCAGGGACGGTGACGACGTCGAGGCGGTCGCCGACGCATTCCGCGAGATGCTGCCGATCGTTGTTTCGCTGGTCGCGCAACACTTCCATCGCTTGCTGGTCGGACGCGCGTTGGCGCGGATCAAGGATAGCGGCGACAAGAAGGCTTTTCGGGTCGCGCAGCGCACGGCTGGAGAAGTCAGGCTTCGGCTCGCGAATCGATGA